One region of Quercus lobata isolate SW786 chromosome 2, ValleyOak3.0 Primary Assembly, whole genome shotgun sequence genomic DNA includes:
- the LOC115977386 gene encoding protein DETOXIFICATION 16-like, translating into MGREEKKASLQPLLLPIAEENGVKSCRKEFHRDEIVGEVKKQLCLVGPLVSVNLLVNSLQVISVMYVGHLGELPLSGASMATSFASVTGFSLLIGMGSALDTFCGQSYGAKQYRMLGIHMQRAMIVLLLACIPLALIWANTGRILLFLGQDAEISAEAGLYARFLIPCIFGYALLQCHIRFLQAQNNVLPMMVSTAITTLSHLLICWILVFKSGLGNKGAALANGISYWMNALLLMAYVRISPSCKSTWTGFSKEAFHGITEFLKLSIPSAIMLSLEIWSFEMMVLLSGLLPNPKLETSVLSISLNTCSMIYMIPLGLSSTTSIRVSNELGAGRPQAARLAVRVALSLVATEGILVGTALILGRNVWGYCYSQVEEVLRYVGEILLLVAISHFFDGLQSVLSGAARGCGWQKIGAFVNLGAYYLAGIPVAILLAFVFHIGGKGLWMGIIVALIVQALCLWIITLCTNWENEVKKAAERVKNSSGDALP; encoded by the exons ACAGAGATGAGATTGTGGGGGAGGTGAAGAAGCAGCTGTGTTTAGTAGGGCCATTAGTGTCAGTTAATCTGCTGGTAAATAGTTTACAGGTGATTTCAGTTATGTATGTGGGTCATCTTGGAGAGCTACCACTTTCTGGTGCTTCAATGGCCACTTCCTTTGCTTCTGTCACTGGTTTCAGCTTGTTG ATTGGAATGGGAAGCGCATTAGACACATTCTGTGGTCAGTCCTATGGTGCAAAACAGTATAGAATGCTTGGTATACACATGCAGAGAGCCATGATTGTTCTTCTACTGGCCTGCATTCCCCTTGCACTTATATGGGCCAATACTGGCCGAATTCTTTTATTCTTGGGACAAGATGCAGAAATTTCAGCTGAAGCTGGACTTTATGCTCGCTTCCTAATACCCTGCATTTTTGGTTATGCACTCCTTCAATGTCATATCAGATTCTTACAAGCCCAAAATAACGTACTTCCAATGATGGTTAGCACAGCGATTACAACGTTATCACACTTGCTCATTTGTTGGATTCTTGTATTTAAGTCCGGCCTTGGAAATAAAGGTGCTGCTTTGGCAAATGGCATATCTTATTGGATGAATGCATTGTTATTGATGGCTTATGTTCGAATATCTCCTTCGTGTAAGAGCACATGGACTGGATTTTCAAAGGAGGCCTTTCATGGGATTACTGAGTTTCTAAAACTATCAATTCCCTCAGCTATAATGCTCAG CTTGGAAATCTGGTCTTTTGAAATGATGGTTCTTCTATCTGGTCTTCTCCCTAATCCAAAGCTTGAAACATCAGTGCTGTCAATCAG CCTTAACACATGTTCAATGATTTATATGATACCCCTGGGGCTGAGTAGTACAACAAG CATAAGAGTTTCAAATGAGCTGGGTGCTGGGAGACCCCAAGCAGCCCGCCTAGCAGTTCGTGTTGCTCTATCCTTGGTTGCTACAGAGGGTATTCTAGTAGGAACAGCCCTGATATTGGGTCGTAATGTTTGGGGTTACTGTTACAGCCAGGTAGAAGAAGTTTTAAGATATGTGGGAGAAATCTTACTCTTGGTTGCAATATCCCACTTTTTCGATGGTCTTCAATCTGTGCTTTCAG GCGCTGCTAGAGGATGTGGATGGCAAAAGATTGGGGCCTTTGTTAATCTAGGAGCTTATTATCTTGCGGGAATTCCCGTAGCTATATTGTTAGCTTTTGTCTTCCATATTGGTGGAAAG GGACTCTGGATGGGAATTATAGTGGCACTGATCGTGCAAGCATTATGCCTTTGGATAATTACTCTATGCACCAACTGGGAGAATGAA gTGAAGAAAGCTGCTGAGAGAGTAAAAAATAGTTCTGGAGATGCATTACCATAA